From the genome of Adhaeribacter pallidiroseus:
ACGGAGGAGTTTAAAAATCTCAATCCCACAGCTGAAAACATTGCCATCGTTATCTGGAACCGGCTTCGGGAAAAAATTTCGGCGGCTTACGCGCTATCCGTTACCTTATTCGAAACCGACCGCAATTTTGTTGAATACCATGGATAAACTTACTCCTAATATACCCTTAGATTTGGAACCGGAAGAAACCGACCCTATTTCCTCAAACACTTCTATTGAAACGCCGCTGCGGCCCGATGCTTTTGCCCTGAGCGATGCCGAAAAAATAGAACGCATTACCTTTTACTTTCGCGAGATTATGCACACGTTGGGCTTAGACCTTACCGACGATAGCTTGCAAGGCACGCCACACCGTGTGGCAAAAATGTACGTAAACGAAGTATTCCGGGGACTTAATCCCGAAAATAAACCCCAAGCGAAACTGTTTGAGAACCGGTATGCCTATAACCAGATGCTGGTAGAGCGCGATATTACCATTTACTCGTACTGCGAACACCACTTTGTACCGATCATTGGTAAAGCTCATGTGGCGTATATTCCGGAAAACAACGTGGTGGGCCTTTCTAAATTAAACCGCATTGTGCAGTATTTTGCCAAACGCCCCCAGGTACAGGAACGCTTAACCATGCAAATAGCCGATGAGTTAAAAAACGTGTTGCATACCCAAAACGTAGCGGTATACATTGAAGCCGATCACTTATGCGTCATGAGCCGGGGGGTAAACGATGTAGGGAGTAGCACCATTACTACTGAGTTTACTGGTCTTTTTCAGGAAGATAAATACCGGCAAGAGTTTTTGCAGTACATCCGAAAGTAATCTCGAATTATTTTGAATAATTTACTTATAATATATAGTAATTATAATTTATTTTATAACTTTAAGGCTATTACCTCCGATCGCACGTATGGCCTACTTATTGAGTTGTTTCGTTTTAGTAACTCACTTGTTGTTAACTAACGCAACGGAA
Proteins encoded in this window:
- the folE gene encoding GTP cyclohydrolase I FolE encodes the protein MDKLTPNIPLDLEPEETDPISSNTSIETPLRPDAFALSDAEKIERITFYFREIMHTLGLDLTDDSLQGTPHRVAKMYVNEVFRGLNPENKPQAKLFENRYAYNQMLVERDITIYSYCEHHFVPIIGKAHVAYIPENNVVGLSKLNRIVQYFAKRPQVQERLTMQIADELKNVLHTQNVAVYIEADHLCVMSRGVNDVGSSTITTEFTGLFQEDKYRQEFLQYIRK